The Oncorhynchus kisutch isolate 150728-3 linkage group LG20, Okis_V2, whole genome shotgun sequence genome has a segment encoding these proteins:
- the LOC109865788 gene encoding elongation of very long chain fatty acids protein 6 gives MNETENIPLAEYDFERKFDEKGALEWMQENWSKSFMFCGLYAAIIFGGQHFMRERPKLNLRRPLVLWSLSLAIFSIIGAVRTGWYMFHVLNKSGFKQSVCDTSFYSAPVSKFWAYAFVLSKAPELGDTVFIVLRKQRLIFLHWYHHITVLVYSWYSYKDQVAGGGWFMTMNYLVHSFMYTYYAARAAGYRVPRPCAMVITATQIMQMMMGLAVLGLVYHWMHEVRCPSYMPNIAWGSLMYLSYLVLFASFFYKSYLKGATYKVGKGSKAE, from the exons ATGAACGAGACAGAGAACATCCCACTTGCAGAATACGATTTCGAAAGAAAATTCGATGAAAAGGGGGCTCTCGAATGGATGCAAGAAAACTG GAGCAAGTCCTTTATGTTCTGTGGACTGTATGCTGCGATCATCTTCGGGGGCCAACACTTCATGAGAGAGAGGCCCAAGCTAAACCTGCGTCGACCCCTCGTCCTCTGGTCACTCAGTCTGGCCATCTTCAG TATCATCGGAGCGGTCAGAACCGGTTGGTACATGTTCCATGTCCTCAACAAAAGTGGTTTTAAGCAGTCGGTGTGTGACACCAGCTTCTACAGCGCCCCTGTCAGCAAGTTCTGGGCCTACGCCTTCGTCCTGAGCAAGGCCCCAGAGCTGG gTGACACAGTGTTCATCGTGCTCCGTAAGCAGCGCCTCATCTTCCTCCATTGGTACCACCACATCACAGTGCTGGTCTACTCCTGGTACTCCTACAAGGACCAGGTGGCAGGCGGCGGCTGGTTCATGACCATGAACTACCTGGTCCACTCCTTCATGTACACCTACTACGCTGCCCGGGCTGCGGGCTACCGGGTGCCGCGACCCTGCGCCATGGTCATCACGGCCACCCAGATCATGCAGATGATGATGGGGCTTGCTGTCTTAGGCTTGGTCTACCACTGGATGCACGAAGTGCGCTGTCCCTCCTACATGCCCAACATCGCCTGGGGCTCGCTCATGTACCTCAGCTACCTGGTCCTGTTCGCCTCGTTCTTCTACAAGTCCTACCTCAAGGGCGCCACTTACAAGGTTGGCAAGGGATCGAAGGCCGAGTAG